One region of Oscillatoria salina IIICB1 genomic DNA includes:
- a CDS encoding RHS repeat-associated core domain-containing protein, which produces MPVWRSNAPSKGVSPVAILAPQISDNPITAPTDIIGTVTDEGEVNYILEIAPQKGGEFVEIARGNTSVNDAKLGKFDTSLLENGSYILRLTATDSGGNSAIDEVIVDVTGELKLGNFQLSFTDLEIPVAGIPISLTRTYDSLGANRSDNFGYGWRLEFRDTDLTTSARERTAQEELLGIYSAFSSQERVYITLPGGERTGFTFKPKGSILNQYLLGFLGSGAAAGLMYHPEFVADDGSDLTLRVKNAQNTYLIRKAGSDEYVEVVSAVPYNPAATRFGGVYILETGDGVEYEIDADSGDLITVTDTNDNQLSFSEGGIVSSTGVSVTFERDVHRRIVAAINPEGNKIKYEYDAQGDLVGVIDRSGNRTGFEYDEERKHYLAEIIDPLGRSGVRSEYDQEGRLKRIIDVNGEAVELVYDPDNSIQTVRDVFGHETIYEYDERGNVVTEIDAVGLVTQRSYDDDNNLKTETLITDESGVEGWTTRYSYDADGNKLSETDALGNTTRWTYGKYNRLLSETDALGNTTTYSYDSRGNLLSSKDAAGNITKYSYDSSGNLRFLTDTQDKITSFSYNSRGNVTKVTDAAGNQTTYTYDYQGNRESETRTVTTNNGIEEIVTRSRYDKEGNLREVTDAEEFTTHYEYDANNQQTAVIDALLRKTEYRYDAQGQLIETIYPDNTPETLDDNPRIITLYDKGGRQRAEIDQTRRVTYYNYDPVGRLIETIYSDESETLEQLLAQIAPGETLTTVDWTEIVYPDASPAYLNDNHRIRTEYTQDGRIQANIDERGNRTEYRYDALGRRTTTFYPDDTPLDLSDNPTTTVEYDATGRKLSETNEEGHTTNYEYDDVGRLTKTIFHDDTSTHISYDSLGRRESVTDQNGKVVEFEYNDLGRLTAVVQFLNQESENRRELKTEYRYDELGRLLEVEDANDQITKYSYDKLGRRIAVELPLGQSSLSTYDAVGNLKTYTDFNGEVTGYNYDAMNRIIFKDYEDDADVSYTYTANGQIESITDGRGVTEFGYDELGRLLWRNDPEGETTDNGHTIEYEYDAAGNRTTVITPNGRVDYTYDERNRLETVTASEGGTTIYAYDDANNLIRTEFPNGVVETRKYDDLNRLVWLENTLSDEVLSSYDYQLNDAGHRLSVTEANNRRVEYEYDDLYRLTQEKINDGQRVISYSYDDVGNRTLRDDSQLGVTSYVYDDNDRLSTETLVKDGETVHSITYNYDDNGNLISRTKVVDGVSETTTYTWNDDNRLVRVKLPNGDVVEYEYDDEGIRVSSTVNGETTEYLIDKNRPYAQVLEEFSTVELQAFYVYGHDLISQSRNGEKDLYQVDGLGSTRVLTDEMGVVTDTYDYDVFGEEIESTGESENSYLFAGEQFDEELEEYYLRQRFYDPGLGRFTRRDSYEGRLGEPITLHKYLYGNGNPVSYIDPSGLFSIKEVLGTLSAVSALINATKAVHHSYKAAVAETPEEFNREIFWAGANTLGVFLGLAGGGFTGPSGSVGLAGGGTVPAVVSEGYLIGSVAIPTTQTILAISTTGGGGYGFSIDVKDDHVNKPKHCLDDLAPTWSEQRDLLVNTVSSVASSLTGTPGSVGSPGTLITEIPSSTFPGRNVTTTIRYFRYNTGRIIINTAFVPISECSHPIP; this is translated from the coding sequence ATGCCTGTATGGAGGTCAAACGCACCGTCAAAGGGTGTTTCCCCAGTAGCAATTTTAGCCCCCCAGATTAGCGACAATCCGATTACAGCCCCCACAGACATTATCGGTACCGTAACCGATGAGGGAGAAGTAAACTACATCCTCGAAATAGCACCCCAAAAAGGTGGCGAATTTGTTGAAATAGCCAGAGGAAATACCTCCGTCAATGACGCTAAGTTAGGTAAATTCGATACCTCATTATTAGAGAATGGTAGTTACATCCTACGCTTGACGGCAACCGATAGTGGTGGTAACAGTGCCATTGACGAAGTAATTGTCGATGTAACTGGGGAGTTGAAGTTAGGTAACTTCCAACTCTCATTTACCGACTTAGAAATACCCGTAGCGGGGATTCCCATATCACTGACCAGGACATATGATAGTTTAGGTGCCAATCGAAGTGATAACTTTGGTTATGGTTGGCGTTTGGAGTTTCGCGATACCGATTTAACTACTTCAGCACGAGAACGTACCGCACAAGAAGAATTATTAGGTATTTATAGTGCATTTTCATCACAAGAGAGGGTTTATATAACTCTTCCTGGTGGAGAACGAACCGGCTTTACATTTAAGCCAAAGGGTAGTATTCTCAATCAATATTTACTGGGTTTTCTCGGTTCTGGGGCTGCTGCGGGACTGATGTATCATCCGGAGTTTGTCGCCGATGATGGCAGCGATTTGACTTTGAGAGTGAAAAATGCACAGAATACTTATTTAATTCGCAAAGCGGGTAGTGATGAGTATGTCGAGGTAGTGAGTGCAGTTCCCTATAATCCCGCAGCCACGCGTTTTGGTGGGGTTTATATTTTAGAGACTGGTGATGGTGTTGAGTATGAGATTGATGCAGATAGTGGCGATTTAATTACGGTTACGGATACTAATGATAATCAGTTGAGTTTTAGTGAGGGGGGGATTGTTAGTTCGACTGGGGTATCGGTTACTTTTGAGAGGGATGTGCACCGAAGGATTGTGGCGGCGATTAACCCAGAGGGGAATAAGATTAAGTATGAGTATGATGCTCAGGGTGATTTAGTTGGGGTTATTGATAGGTCCGGGAATAGGACTGGGTTTGAGTATGATGAGGAGAGGAAGCATTATTTAGCAGAGATTATCGACCCGTTGGGTAGAAGTGGGGTGAGAAGTGAGTATGATCAAGAGGGTCGCTTAAAGAGAATTATTGATGTTAATGGGGAAGCAGTAGAGTTAGTATATGACCCGGATAATTCAATCCAGACAGTACGGGATGTATTTGGTCATGAGACTATTTATGAGTATGATGAGCGGGGTAATGTTGTTACCGAGATTGATGCGGTTGGGTTAGTTACTCAGCGTAGTTATGATGATGATAATAATTTGAAGACGGAAACTCTGATTACGGATGAGAGTGGAGTTGAGGGTTGGACTACTAGGTATAGTTATGATGCTGATGGGAATAAGTTGAGTGAGACTGATGCGTTGGGGAATACTACTCGCTGGACTTATGGTAAATACAACCGTCTTTTGAGTGAAACTGACGCATTAGGAAATACCACAACTTATAGCTACGATAGCCGTGGTAATCTTTTATCCAGTAAAGATGCAGCCGGAAACATTACCAAATATAGTTATGACAGTAGCGGTAACTTACGCTTCCTCACCGATACCCAAGACAAGATTACCTCCTTTAGCTATAATAGTCGAGGTAATGTAACCAAAGTAACTGATGCAGCAGGTAATCAAACCACCTATACCTACGATTATCAAGGAAACCGAGAAAGTGAAACGCGCACAGTAACAACAAATAACGGTATCGAAGAAATAGTCACTCGCTCTCGCTACGATAAAGAAGGAAATCTTCGAGAAGTTACCGATGCCGAAGAATTTACCACTCATTATGAATATGATGCTAATAACCAACAAACTGCGGTTATTGATGCACTCTTAAGAAAAACTGAATATCGTTACGACGCTCAAGGTCAGTTAATTGAGACAATTTATCCCGATAATACTCCAGAAACCCTTGACGATAATCCACGTATTATAACTCTTTACGATAAAGGAGGTCGCCAGCGTGCTGAGATTGACCAAACCCGAAGAGTTACTTATTACAATTATGATCCAGTCGGGAGATTAATTGAAACGATTTATTCCGATGAAAGTGAGACCTTAGAACAACTTTTAGCACAAATCGCTCCAGGTGAGACTTTAACTACTGTAGACTGGACTGAAATTGTTTATCCCGACGCATCCCCCGCTTACCTAAACGATAATCATCGAATACGCACCGAATATACTCAAGACGGTCGCATCCAAGCTAACATAGACGAACGAGGAAATCGTACCGAATATCGTTATGATGCTCTCGGACGACGCACAACCACCTTCTACCCTGACGATACACCATTAGACCTTAGCGATAATCCCACAACCACAGTAGAGTATGATGCCACAGGTCGCAAGTTAAGCGAAACTAATGAAGAAGGTCATACCACCAACTACGAATATGACGACGTAGGACGACTCACCAAGACCATCTTCCATGATGATACCAGCACTCACATCAGTTATGACTCTCTCGGTCGTCGTGAAAGCGTAACCGACCAAAATGGTAAAGTTGTAGAATTTGAATACAATGATTTAGGACGTTTAACGGCTGTAGTTCAATTCCTCAACCAGGAGAGTGAAAATCGCCGAGAACTGAAAACTGAATATCGCTATGATGAACTAGGTCGTCTTCTTGAAGTTGAAGATGCTAACGACCAGATTACTAAATACTCGTACGATAAGCTAGGTCGTCGCATTGCTGTAGAATTACCTCTCGGACAAAGTTCCCTTAGTACCTACGATGCTGTAGGAAATTTAAAGACCTATACTGACTTTAATGGGGAAGTTACTGGGTATAACTATGATGCCATGAATCGCATTATCTTCAAAGACTATGAAGATGATGCTGATGTCAGCTATACCTACACCGCTAATGGACAAATTGAATCGATTACTGACGGTCGTGGAGTCACAGAATTCGGTTACGATGAGTTAGGTCGTCTACTCTGGCGTAATGACCCAGAGGGAGAAACCACCGATAATGGACATACGATTGAATATGAATACGATGCAGCCGGAAATCGTACTACGGTAATTACTCCTAATGGTAGGGTGGATTATACCTATGATGAACGGAATCGTTTGGAAACGGTTACTGCTTCTGAGGGAGGAACTACTATTTATGCTTACGATGATGCGAATAATTTGATTCGTACTGAGTTTCCTAATGGGGTGGTGGAGACTCGCAAATACGACGATCTGAATCGTTTGGTATGGTTAGAGAACACTTTGAGTGATGAGGTGCTTTCTAGCTATGATTATCAGTTGAATGATGCGGGTCATCGTCTCTCGGTAACTGAAGCGAACAATCGTCGGGTAGAGTATGAGTATGATGACCTTTATCGGTTAACCCAAGAGAAGATTAATGATGGTCAACGGGTAATTAGTTATAGCTATGATGATGTGGGGAATCGTACTCTGCGGGATGATTCTCAATTGGGGGTTACGAGTTATGTTTATGATGATAATGACCGTTTGTCAACAGAAACTTTAGTCAAAGATGGAGAAACGGTTCATAGCATTACCTATAACTATGATGATAATGGCAATCTGATTAGTCGTACCAAGGTTGTAGATGGGGTAAGCGAAACAACCACTTATACCTGGAATGACGATAATCGCTTGGTACGGGTTAAATTGCCGAATGGGGATGTGGTTGAGTATGAATACGATGATGAGGGTATTCGAGTTAGTAGTACGGTTAATGGGGAGACTACCGAATATCTGATTGATAAAAATCGTCCTTATGCTCAGGTATTAGAAGAGTTTAGCACTGTTGAGTTACAGGCGTTTTATGTCTATGGTCATGATTTGATTTCCCAGAGTCGTAATGGGGAGAAGGATTTATATCAGGTTGATGGTTTGGGTAGTACCCGCGTGTTGACTGATGAGATGGGGGTGGTTACTGATACTTATGATTATGATGTTTTTGGGGAGGAGATTGAGTCTACTGGGGAAAGTGAGAATAGTTACCTGTTTGCGGGGGAACAGTTTGATGAGGAGTTGGAGGAGTATTATTTAAGGCAGAGGTTTTATGATCCTGGGTTGGGGAGGTTTACTCGACGGGATAGTTATGAGGGTAGGTTAGGGGAACCGATTACTCTGCATAAGTACCTTTATGGGAATGGGAATCCGGTTAGTTATATTGATCCATCAGGATTATTTAGCATAAAAGAAGTTTTGGGAACGCTGAGTGCTGTCTCAGCACTTATAAATGCAACCAAAGCTGTCCATCACAGCTATAAAGCAGCGGTAGCCGAGACACCAGAGGAATTCAATCGCGAAATATTTTGGGCTGGAGCAAACACACTTGGAGTGTTTCTGGGATTGGCTGGTGGAGGCTTTACTGGACCATCAGGTTCTGTAGGTTTGGCAGGAGGCGGCACAGTTCCCGCAGTGGTTAGTGAGGGGTATCTCATTGGTTCGGTAGCAATACCAACTACTCAGACAATTTTAGCTATCTCTACAACTGGAGGTGGAGGTTATGGCTTCAGCATAGATGTAAAGGACGATCATGTTAACAAACCTAAACACTGTCTTGACGATCTTGCTCCAACATGGTCAGAGCAAAGGGATCTATTGGTCAACACTGTTAGTTCTGTAGCTTCAAGCCTGACAGGGACTCCTGGGTCAGTAGGCTCCCCTGGTACGTTGATTACTGAAATTCCAAGCTCTACTTTTCCAGGTCGCAATGTTACAACTACGATTAGGTATTTTAGATACAATACTGGTCGGATAATAATTAACACTGCTTTTGTTCCAATCAGTGAATGTTCGCACCCCATTCCTTAA